One window of Novosphingobium sp. 9U genomic DNA carries:
- a CDS encoding zinc-binding dehydrogenase gives MKTRAAICVEPGHALEVDMVDVRGPGPGEVLIEIRASGLCHSDWHQISGDLPLYPYPIIVGHEGAGVVLEVGPGVSSVQPGDHVIPVSIPECRQCAACTSGRTNLCSESFASFSRTETPFSRNGQPIFMYSGVSTFANHTVVKEIAVVKIRDDAPFGTVCCAGCAVITGVGAVFKTAAVRPQSSVAVFGIGGVGLNILQAARMAGATKIIAVDINPARLEIAQQFGASHCVNPKTIDCDLVAHLQALTGGGADFSFECVGIPQLMLQAIETVRPGWGVSVAVGAAGMDNPVQVPSFAILSGRTWKGSLLGDVRPRTELPGIVDLYMDGHLDVDSLVTHRLPLERINEGFELMRRGEAIRAVIEF, from the coding sequence ATGAAGACGCGGGCTGCGATCTGCGTGGAACCGGGGCATGCGCTCGAAGTCGACATGGTCGATGTGCGCGGCCCTGGGCCGGGCGAGGTGCTGATCGAGATCCGCGCGAGCGGTCTCTGCCACTCGGATTGGCACCAGATCAGCGGCGACCTGCCGCTTTATCCCTATCCGATAATCGTCGGCCATGAAGGCGCCGGGGTCGTGCTGGAGGTTGGACCGGGAGTATCGTCGGTGCAGCCCGGCGATCACGTGATTCCGGTTTCGATTCCTGAGTGCCGCCAGTGCGCCGCCTGCACTTCGGGCCGGACCAACTTGTGCAGCGAGTCCTTCGCCAGCTTCTCCAGGACCGAGACGCCGTTCAGCCGCAACGGGCAGCCGATCTTCATGTACTCGGGCGTCAGCACCTTCGCCAACCACACAGTGGTAAAGGAAATTGCCGTCGTAAAAATCCGGGACGACGCACCGTTCGGGACCGTCTGCTGTGCAGGTTGTGCCGTGATCACCGGGGTGGGTGCTGTCTTCAAGACAGCTGCGGTGCGGCCGCAGTCGAGCGTTGCCGTGTTCGGCATCGGTGGGGTTGGTCTCAACATTCTGCAGGCTGCCCGGATGGCCGGCGCAACGAAGATCATAGCGGTGGACATCAATCCTGCGAGGCTGGAGATCGCCCAACAATTCGGGGCCTCGCATTGTGTGAACCCGAAAACGATAGACTGCGATCTTGTAGCCCACCTGCAAGCGTTGACCGGCGGCGGTGCAGACTTTAGCTTCGAGTGCGTTGGCATCCCTCAACTCATGCTGCAGGCTATTGAGACGGTTCGGCCCGGCTGGGGAGTTAGCGTTGCGGTCGGAGCTGCCGGAATGGACAATCCGGTGCAAGTGCCCTCGTTTGCCATCCTGTCAGGGCGAACATGGAAGGGATCGCTTTTGGGCGATGTTCGCCCTCGAACCGAACTGCCTGGAATCGTCGACCTCTACATGGACGGACACCTCGACGTCGACAGCCTGGTCACTCATCGGCTGCCGCTTGAGCGTATCAACGAAGGTTTCGAACTGATGCGCCGTGGCGAGGCGATCCGGGCGGTCATCGAGTTCTGA
- a CDS encoding cytochrome P450, with protein sequence MSDSSSAVLSNVDADLYDPRTPLVDPYPYYHALRERDPVFWHEPTKTWLVTGYEEGRAVMRDDEHFGQRFALREVSRNGEQVREQPYFQMITKMMFMMDGADHKRVRPLFSRWFMGPERLRKMTPMVERAVDAVLDNLQNQTEFDLVKQFAYPIPLTVISELLGVSEEYSATIAHDVHDFVSVIESVQKAPDVKARADAALLRLRDFFADVVKERRKNLGDDLLSAMIIDFDDGKYVDETELLANILLMYIAGHETTTDSFSLCLYSLFRNRDEMERLRADPTLIRSGVEELLRYDSTAQGFSRSPYADAMVGDKLVKEGTFVLLLQGAINRDPKIFPDPDRLDLSRGSTSGLSFGGGAHVCVGNMLARLELQVGLNQLLKRLPKLELDTINPPADDFKKSLTRGLVRMKAYNV encoded by the coding sequence ATGTCGGATTCCAGCTCGGCAGTGCTATCAAACGTTGATGCGGATCTTTACGATCCGCGCACTCCGCTCGTCGACCCTTACCCATATTATCACGCGCTTCGCGAGCGCGATCCGGTATTCTGGCATGAGCCGACCAAGACTTGGCTGGTGACCGGATATGAGGAAGGACGCGCAGTGATGCGCGACGACGAGCATTTCGGGCAGCGGTTCGCTTTGCGGGAGGTTTCCCGCAATGGCGAGCAAGTGCGCGAGCAGCCCTACTTCCAAATGATCACCAAGATGATGTTCATGATGGACGGGGCGGATCATAAGCGTGTCCGTCCACTATTTTCGCGCTGGTTCATGGGACCCGAGCGGCTCCGGAAAATGACGCCGATGGTCGAGCGCGCCGTCGATGCCGTACTCGACAACCTGCAAAACCAGACCGAGTTCGACCTAGTAAAGCAGTTCGCCTACCCGATTCCATTGACAGTCATCAGTGAATTGCTCGGGGTTTCCGAAGAGTATTCCGCGACAATAGCGCACGATGTACATGATTTCGTCTCGGTGATCGAGTCGGTTCAGAAAGCACCAGACGTAAAGGCGCGTGCTGATGCCGCGCTCCTGCGTTTGCGCGACTTCTTTGCCGATGTCGTGAAGGAGCGTCGCAAGAACCTCGGCGATGATCTTCTCTCAGCGATGATCATCGATTTCGATGACGGCAAGTACGTCGATGAGACGGAACTGCTCGCTAACATCCTTCTCATGTATATCGCTGGTCATGAGACCACTACCGACAGCTTCTCGCTGTGCCTCTATAGTCTTTTCCGCAACCGTGATGAGATGGAGCGACTCCGCGCTGATCCGACACTTATCCGCAGCGGCGTCGAGGAGCTGCTTCGCTACGACAGCACAGCGCAGGGCTTCTCGCGATCCCCCTATGCAGACGCCATGGTTGGTGACAAGCTGGTTAAGGAGGGCACGTTCGTTCTCCTGCTGCAGGGCGCAATAAACCGCGATCCCAAGATCTTCCCCGATCCTGACCGACTTGATCTGTCGCGTGGCAGCACCAGCGGGCTGAGCTTCGGCGGCGGCGCCCACGTTTGCGTCGGCAACATGCTGGCGCGGCTTGAGCTTCAGGTGGGTCTCAATCAATTGCTCAAGCGGCTGCCCAAGCTTGAGCTCGACACAATCAACCCGCCCGCGGACGACTTCAAGAAGTCGTTGACTCGCGGTCTTGTTCGCATGAAGGCTTACAACGTCTGA
- a CDS encoding aldehyde dehydrogenase, whose amino-acid sequence MNVHSPLQSREAAVRMASRDWKMLIDGEWLDGSTQDWLDVRDPATGEVIARAPAGGAADIHAAVAAAKAAFDDRRWLNLGAEERSRRLWRVADLIERDAAKIQAVEQLNNGAPASLAAFFTTYAAKFFRHYAGWCDKINGETIEISEPGAPFHTYTRKEPLGVAGLIVPWNGPFASAAMKVATALTAGCTCVLKPSEETPLSALMLGELLIEAGIPAGVVNIVPGHGHIAGAALANHPDVSKISFTGSTEVGKLIANAATGNLKKVSLELGGKSPSIIFDDADLSKAIPGAALGTFYNTGQVCIAGTRVLVQRSVYDQVVEGMAAVGRSLHLGGGFDPEAQIGPLISAKQLERVSGMIDVARDEGAQVLGGGLPFERGYFVEPTVITNARPDSVVVRDEIFGPVITAIPFDDPEEALSIGNDTEYGLAAAVWTRDIGRSQLIANSIAAGTVWVNCQLVLSPGAPFGGYKQSGWGRENGIEGLHGFMQTKTVMTAL is encoded by the coding sequence ATGAACGTGCATTCCCCACTACAATCGCGTGAAGCTGCCGTCCGCATGGCGTCGCGCGATTGGAAGATGTTGATTGACGGCGAGTGGCTCGACGGCAGCACGCAAGATTGGCTTGATGTGCGTGATCCGGCCACCGGCGAGGTGATCGCGCGCGCTCCTGCCGGTGGCGCGGCCGACATCCACGCTGCCGTGGCGGCGGCGAAGGCCGCCTTTGACGATCGTCGCTGGCTCAACTTGGGCGCCGAGGAGCGGTCGCGGCGCTTGTGGCGCGTGGCCGACCTCATCGAACGTGACGCTGCCAAGATCCAGGCTGTCGAGCAACTCAACAACGGGGCACCGGCTTCGCTCGCCGCGTTCTTCACCACTTATGCCGCCAAGTTCTTCCGGCACTACGCAGGCTGGTGCGACAAGATCAACGGCGAGACGATCGAAATCTCTGAACCGGGCGCGCCGTTCCACACCTATACGCGCAAGGAACCGCTCGGCGTAGCTGGGCTGATCGTGCCCTGGAACGGCCCCTTTGCTTCGGCCGCTATGAAGGTCGCGACTGCACTGACGGCGGGCTGCACCTGCGTGCTGAAGCCGTCCGAAGAAACCCCGCTCAGCGCGCTCATGCTTGGCGAGTTGCTGATCGAAGCCGGCATTCCGGCCGGCGTGGTCAACATCGTTCCCGGGCACGGCCACATCGCCGGTGCGGCACTCGCAAACCACCCCGACGTCAGCAAGATCAGCTTCACCGGATCAACCGAGGTCGGCAAGCTCATCGCGAACGCCGCGACCGGCAACCTCAAGAAGGTGTCGCTGGAGCTCGGCGGCAAGTCGCCCTCGATCATCTTCGACGATGCCGATCTATCCAAGGCGATCCCCGGCGCTGCGCTTGGCACCTTCTACAACACCGGGCAGGTCTGCATCGCCGGCACTCGCGTGCTGGTCCAGCGCTCGGTGTACGATCAGGTGGTCGAGGGGATGGCGGCAGTTGGCCGCAGCCTGCATCTGGGCGGAGGCTTTGATCCGGAGGCGCAGATCGGTCCGTTGATTTCCGCGAAGCAGCTGGAGCGCGTCAGCGGCATGATCGACGTGGCCAGGGACGAGGGCGCTCAGGTCTTGGGCGGCGGTTTACCGTTTGAACGTGGCTATTTTGTGGAGCCGACGGTCATCACCAACGCACGGCCGGACTCGGTCGTGGTGCGTGACGAAATTTTCGGTCCCGTGATCACCGCCATTCCCTTCGACGACCCGGAAGAGGCTCTCTCGATCGGCAACGACACCGAGTATGGTCTCGCCGCTGCGGTGTGGACGCGCGACATCGGTCGTTCGCAGCTGATCGCCAACAGCATCGCGGCCGGAACCGTGTGGGTGAACTGCCAACTGGTTCTGAGCCCTGGAGCTCCGTTCGGCGGGTACAAGCAGTCGGGCTGGGGCCGCGAGAACGGCATTGAGGGTCTGCACGGTTTCATGCAGACCAAGACGGTCATGACCGCGCTGTGA
- a CDS encoding TonB-dependent receptor encodes MFRQFSTATLAGAFSITLLNSTCAFAAQDQDSAAAPIVEDEIIVTAQRREQSLQQVPIAITALAADTLSSGGVSAVSDLDQMTPGLVSTTSAGAPQRYLRGVGAQTVALYEQPVATYVDGVYIASSSGSVFSFNNIERVEVLRGPQGTLFGRNATGGVIQVVTKKPSDDPELRAKAAYSSYETVELNAYGSNRISNGVAASIAFYLRNQGKGYGTNLFTGKRVNSEDDVALRGQLLIEPTSNFSLRYAGDYVEQESDFGLARYVIPGARNALGATRVGGFQDVNYNYDATGKNSQWGVSQDALLTLDTISIRSITAYRKYKYFADYDTDVTTSNILNATRHENGKTFQQEFLAFGSAGQLDWTAGLFYFSMDSIQDPVATFGANAAGNFDRFSVASVKSYAAYLQGTYRVTDKLSLTAGGRYTIDKAKFNGEFISRPGFPGGAGQILQVAIDRSFETKKPTWRFALDYQATPNLLAYGSVSRGFRSGSFNNGSLTQDPTRPEVLDAYELGLKSELFDRVVRFNIAAFKYDYKDLQLNSVNLPAILILNAASAKIKGAEIEMRVAPRISTGSLNFGGAVTLLDAKYGDFPNAQYYLPNPFTAPPAGLTCATAFSGAPGGNTNCTFNASGNRMIRSPKWTLNLNVDYSVPVSFGELGFHANYYHNDGFYWETSNRVRQAPYDIINGDISLKLESGVELSVFAKNITNEKYYSSVNESGVGDVATPQAPRIYGVSLEYRFGS; translated from the coding sequence ATGTTCAGGCAATTTTCTACCGCTACTCTAGCGGGTGCGTTCTCAATCACCTTACTCAACTCGACCTGCGCCTTTGCGGCGCAAGATCAAGATTCGGCGGCAGCGCCAATAGTCGAAGATGAGATCATCGTAACCGCGCAGCGCCGGGAGCAATCACTTCAGCAGGTGCCGATCGCTATCACAGCGCTGGCGGCAGACACACTGTCATCGGGCGGCGTTTCAGCAGTATCGGATCTCGACCAGATGACGCCTGGCCTTGTATCCACCACGTCGGCAGGCGCGCCTCAGCGGTATCTTCGCGGCGTTGGCGCTCAGACAGTAGCGTTGTATGAACAGCCGGTCGCCACCTATGTCGACGGCGTCTACATCGCTTCTTCCTCCGGCTCGGTTTTCAGCTTCAACAACATCGAACGCGTTGAAGTCCTGCGCGGGCCGCAAGGCACGTTGTTCGGCCGTAACGCTACTGGCGGCGTCATCCAAGTCGTGACTAAGAAGCCGAGCGATGACCCGGAGCTGCGGGCCAAGGCAGCTTACTCGAGCTACGAAACCGTCGAGCTGAATGCTTACGGCAGCAACAGGATTAGCAACGGCGTCGCTGCTAGCATCGCCTTCTACTTACGCAATCAAGGAAAGGGGTATGGGACAAATCTGTTCACTGGTAAGCGGGTGAACTCCGAGGACGACGTTGCCCTCCGCGGTCAGTTGCTCATCGAGCCAACAAGCAACTTTTCCTTGAGATACGCTGGAGACTACGTCGAGCAGGAGAGCGATTTCGGATTGGCTCGCTACGTGATCCCTGGCGCTCGCAACGCACTAGGCGCAACAAGGGTCGGCGGATTTCAGGATGTAAACTACAACTATGATGCGACGGGCAAGAACTCGCAGTGGGGCGTGTCTCAAGACGCCCTCCTCACGCTCGACACCATCAGCATCCGAAGCATAACGGCTTATCGCAAGTACAAGTACTTCGCCGACTACGACACTGATGTCACGACATCTAACATCTTGAATGCTACGCGCCACGAGAATGGCAAAACTTTCCAGCAGGAATTTCTTGCATTCGGCTCGGCAGGACAACTCGACTGGACCGCAGGACTCTTCTACTTTAGCATGGATAGCATCCAGGATCCTGTAGCGACCTTCGGCGCCAACGCCGCCGGCAACTTTGACCGCTTCAGCGTCGCGTCAGTCAAATCTTACGCAGCTTATCTACAAGGGACATATAGGGTAACCGACAAGCTGAGCTTGACTGCCGGCGGACGCTACACGATCGACAAGGCCAAGTTCAACGGTGAGTTCATCTCGCGCCCGGGCTTTCCTGGCGGTGCAGGACAGATACTGCAGGTCGCGATTGATCGCAGCTTCGAGACCAAGAAGCCAACGTGGCGCTTCGCCCTGGATTATCAGGCCACACCCAACCTCCTGGCTTATGGCTCGGTCAGCCGTGGGTTTCGTTCGGGCAGCTTCAACAATGGCTCTCTGACGCAAGACCCCACTCGACCGGAGGTCCTCGACGCGTACGAACTAGGTCTTAAATCTGAGCTGTTCGACCGGGTGGTGCGTTTCAATATCGCGGCCTTCAAATACGACTACAAGGACCTGCAGCTCAACTCGGTCAACCTTCCCGCAATCCTTATCCTGAACGCGGCGAGCGCCAAGATTAAGGGTGCCGAGATCGAGATGCGTGTTGCCCCGCGGATCAGCACCGGCTCGCTGAACTTTGGAGGCGCTGTCACGCTGCTCGATGCCAAGTACGGTGACTTCCCAAACGCCCAGTACTACCTGCCCAACCCGTTTACTGCACCGCCTGCCGGACTGACGTGCGCGACGGCGTTCTCGGGAGCCCCGGGCGGCAACACGAACTGCACATTTAACGCGAGTGGAAATCGTATGATCCGATCGCCGAAGTGGACGCTGAACCTCAATGTCGACTATAGCGTGCCCGTGTCGTTCGGTGAGTTGGGCTTCCACGCCAACTACTATCACAACGATGGCTTCTACTGGGAAACGTCCAATCGCGTTCGCCAGGCTCCATATGATATAATCAACGGAGACATCTCGCTGAAGCTCGAGTCCGGTGTGGAACTTAGCGTTTTCGCCAAGAACATCACCAATGAGAAGTACTATTCCTCGGTAAATGAATCGGGCGTTGGTGATGTCGCAACACCGCAAGCGCCGCGCATTTACGGAGTGTCGCTGGAATATCGTTTCGGCAGTTAA
- a CDS encoding NAD(P)-dependent alcohol dehydrogenase, with translation MKVVQIAKPATIATLRTVDVGEPRRPGQGEMLVRVVASSLNFHDLRIVTGGLPAAEGIVPLGDAAGEVIEVGEGVREFSVGDTVISVFMPEWVDGRSPDPMTTIMPGDRVDGFAAEYVTMPTGYFTRAPRNLSLPEAATLPTAGVTAWRAVVDESEVKPGGTLLVLGTGGVSIFALQIAKAMGMKVIATSSSDAKLERLTRMGADHVINYRTFPDWSKEVLRLTDGIGVDAIIEVGGASTILESIQAVRVQGVIVVIGALSGREAPLPISTIFSKQMKIKGVVVASRRQQTEFVAGIEATGIKPVISHSFALADIADAFRFQESGSHFGKISVTM, from the coding sequence ATGAAGGTCGTCCAGATTGCCAAGCCCGCGACCATCGCGACGCTTCGTACCGTCGATGTGGGAGAACCGCGCCGGCCCGGTCAAGGCGAGATGCTGGTGCGGGTTGTGGCAAGTTCCTTAAATTTTCACGACCTTCGGATCGTGACCGGCGGACTTCCAGCAGCTGAAGGGATCGTGCCGCTGGGCGATGCGGCCGGTGAGGTGATTGAGGTCGGTGAGGGCGTTCGCGAGTTCAGTGTTGGCGATACGGTGATCTCCGTGTTCATGCCCGAGTGGGTCGACGGCCGATCTCCGGACCCGATGACAACGATCATGCCAGGTGACCGGGTCGACGGCTTCGCCGCCGAGTATGTGACAATGCCCACCGGCTACTTCACGCGAGCGCCGCGTAACCTCTCGCTACCCGAAGCTGCGACCCTGCCTACTGCGGGCGTGACGGCATGGCGGGCGGTCGTGGATGAATCTGAGGTCAAGCCAGGCGGTACGCTGCTGGTCTTGGGAACCGGCGGCGTTTCCATCTTTGCGCTGCAGATCGCCAAGGCAATGGGCATGAAGGTGATCGCTACCTCTTCGTCCGACGCCAAGCTGGAGCGGTTGACCAGAATGGGCGCCGACCACGTCATTAATTATCGCACCTTCCCGGACTGGTCTAAGGAAGTGTTGCGGCTGACTGACGGCATCGGTGTTGACGCGATTATCGAGGTTGGCGGGGCATCCACGATCCTGGAATCCATTCAGGCGGTTCGCGTGCAGGGTGTTATCGTCGTGATCGGAGCCCTCTCGGGCCGTGAGGCGCCACTTCCGATAAGCACGATATTTTCCAAGCAGATGAAGATCAAGGGCGTGGTCGTCGCCAGCCGGCGTCAGCAGACTGAGTTTGTCGCCGGTATCGAGGCCACGGGTATCAAACCGGTGATCAGCCATAGCTTTGCGTTGGCGGATATCGCCGACGCCTTTCGTTTCCAGGAGAGCGGCAGCCACTTCGGGAAGATTAGCGTGACCATGTGA
- a CDS encoding molybdopterin-dependent oxidoreductase: MSKVTGTCSLCEASCAAVMDVEEGRIVRVRPDPEDALSAGFICAKGAAIPEIEANPARLDGPLLRRNGVLEPATWEEAFRFISDRLQAVHEQHGRDSVAVYAGNGLSHNLGMQTYIGDLIRGLGTKNLFTAGTLDQIPRQAVSALLYGSASSVTIPDLDRNQLLWIIGANPAESNGSLITAPGFLRRLQAIQERGGRVVVIDPRRTMTAKRASEHIAIRPSADAAFLAAVAHELLRLGPVPSRALSLCGDLSDLSAMLAPFAPEAAAGHCGIDADTIRRLAKELRDTPSASLYGRMGTTTQVFASLVCWLMDIVNILAGNMDAIGGAMFCTPLFAQDNTIGTPGRGKGMTFGRWRSRVRQAPEVLGELPTACLVEEIETPGEGQVKALFVAAGNPIISNPNAADVSRALRSLDLLVCLDIHVNQTGSLADVVLPSPPRLAKSNYDVMFYQFAVRLYGRYTPAYRPLEPDERSDREILLRLAAIARHEDPANFEDHEREGLLKQVEREVNRVGSRIEGRDPLEIVAMLERLSPQERKLDFAFRIGPHGDAFGARAGITFETVRHAEHGLDLGPLQPRLPEVLRTRSGTIEWRQPFVADELARLDDWLKAEQPRFIMVGRRQLRSNNSWMQHIPSLQHKTRKCRLQMNDGDALELGLADGDLASVSTGSGQIEVEVAVTEDIASGVVSMPHGWGPGPNGTITNPAVQGANINTLTDAQATDPLTGTACLNGYAVQITPILALHDPQVGPMTA, from the coding sequence ATGAGCAAAGTTACGGGTACCTGCAGCCTCTGCGAGGCGAGTTGCGCGGCCGTCATGGACGTTGAAGAGGGCCGCATCGTCCGCGTGCGGCCCGACCCCGAGGACGCTCTGTCGGCAGGGTTCATCTGCGCCAAAGGAGCCGCGATTCCGGAAATCGAGGCAAACCCTGCACGCCTCGATGGACCGCTGCTGCGACGCAATGGCGTGTTGGAGCCGGCCACCTGGGAGGAAGCCTTTCGCTTCATCAGTGACCGTCTGCAGGCGGTTCACGAGCAGCACGGGCGCGACTCCGTGGCCGTCTATGCCGGGAATGGACTTTCCCATAATCTGGGCATGCAGACGTACATCGGTGATCTCATCCGTGGGCTCGGTACCAAGAACCTCTTCACCGCCGGGACATTGGATCAGATCCCGCGTCAGGCCGTCTCTGCGTTGCTCTACGGCAGCGCCTCTTCAGTTACTATTCCTGATCTCGATCGTAACCAGTTGCTGTGGATCATCGGAGCCAACCCGGCCGAGTCGAACGGCAGCCTCATCACCGCGCCAGGCTTCCTGCGCCGACTGCAGGCGATCCAGGAGCGCGGCGGGCGTGTGGTTGTGATCGATCCGCGTCGTACAATGACGGCGAAGCGAGCTAGCGAGCATATTGCGATCCGGCCCTCTGCCGACGCCGCCTTCCTGGCCGCCGTGGCGCACGAACTCCTGCGGCTCGGCCCCGTGCCCTCTAGGGCCCTGTCGCTGTGCGGCGACCTGAGTGATCTCTCGGCCATGTTGGCACCGTTCGCACCTGAGGCGGCCGCGGGGCACTGCGGGATAGATGCAGACACTATCAGGCGGCTCGCCAAGGAACTGCGCGATACCCCCTCTGCATCGCTTTACGGGCGAATGGGCACAACGACGCAGGTCTTCGCTTCACTGGTGTGCTGGCTGATGGACATCGTCAACATTCTAGCCGGCAACATGGATGCGATTGGCGGCGCGATGTTCTGCACCCCCCTTTTCGCGCAGGATAACACCATCGGGACGCCGGGAAGAGGCAAAGGTATGACCTTCGGGCGCTGGCGATCGCGCGTCCGGCAAGCACCCGAAGTGCTGGGCGAGTTGCCGACTGCGTGCCTCGTCGAGGAGATCGAAACGCCTGGTGAAGGACAGGTGAAAGCCTTGTTCGTTGCTGCGGGCAATCCCATCATTTCCAACCCGAATGCGGCGGACGTGAGCAGAGCCTTGCGGTCGCTTGACCTGCTCGTATGTCTCGACATTCACGTCAACCAGACGGGCTCCCTGGCGGATGTCGTCCTCCCTAGCCCGCCGCGGCTGGCGAAGAGCAACTACGATGTTATGTTCTATCAATTCGCGGTACGGCTCTACGGGCGCTACACGCCGGCGTACCGGCCACTCGAGCCTGACGAGCGCAGCGATCGCGAGATCTTGCTCCGACTGGCGGCGATCGCCCGCCACGAAGACCCGGCGAACTTCGAGGATCACGAGCGTGAGGGTTTGCTCAAGCAAGTAGAGCGCGAGGTTAACCGCGTTGGCTCACGCATCGAAGGCCGCGATCCCTTAGAAATTGTCGCCATGCTCGAGCGCTTGTCCCCGCAGGAGCGCAAGCTCGACTTCGCGTTCCGCATCGGCCCGCATGGCGACGCATTCGGTGCTCGTGCCGGAATAACCTTTGAAACGGTGCGGCACGCTGAACACGGCCTTGATCTCGGCCCCCTGCAACCGCGCTTGCCTGAAGTGCTGCGTACGCGCTCTGGCACAATCGAGTGGCGCCAGCCGTTCGTGGCGGACGAACTCGCCCGGTTAGATGATTGGCTCAAGGCCGAGCAGCCACGCTTCATCATGGTTGGGCGGCGCCAGCTGCGATCCAACAATAGTTGGATGCAGCATATTCCGAGCCTCCAGCACAAGACTCGGAAGTGCCGCTTGCAGATGAATGATGGCGACGCGCTCGAGCTTGGCCTGGCTGATGGCGACCTTGCCTCGGTGTCCACGGGATCTGGTCAGATCGAAGTCGAGGTTGCCGTCACGGAGGATATCGCCTCCGGGGTGGTTTCCATGCCTCACGGGTGGGGCCCAGGACCCAACGGGACGATCACGAATCCTGCGGTGCAGGGCGCGAACATCAACACGCTCACCGACGCACAGGCAACCGATCCCCTTACCGGGACTGCGTGCTTGAACGGCTATGCCGTCCAAATCACGCCAATCCTTGCCTTGCACGATCCTCAGGTCGGACCAATGACCGCATGA
- a CDS encoding SDR family NAD(P)-dependent oxidoreductase — translation MAIVTGAGTGLGRSYARLLADRGAKVVVNDLAPQSGGPSTAAAVVQEIQNAGGEAAAANESVADQVGAGRIVEAALDNFGRLDIVVNNAGILRDQPFIDMDMDDFEYVVRVHLLGTTYVTKAAWGHLMGQNYGRVVVTSSASGLGSAFGQANYGAAKAGIVGLMVSLKNEGLRSNVLVNAITPFAGTQMTDGLIPTQVMRLADPDHVAPAVAWLCSEDCDVHGEILSAGAGYYGIVKIMKSQGVVLDPNQPATVEDFLTRKAEIFDLRDAQPYAGTIDARTKEKLGLWWNGAHPLASIGQ, via the coding sequence GTGGCGATCGTGACCGGTGCAGGCACTGGGCTCGGCCGAAGCTATGCGCGACTTCTGGCTGATCGCGGTGCCAAAGTCGTCGTCAACGATCTCGCGCCGCAATCTGGCGGCCCGTCCACTGCAGCCGCCGTCGTGCAGGAAATCCAGAATGCAGGTGGCGAAGCAGCCGCGGCGAACGAGAGTGTCGCCGATCAGGTTGGGGCGGGACGAATCGTCGAAGCTGCCCTCGACAATTTTGGCCGGCTGGACATCGTGGTCAACAATGCCGGCATCTTGCGCGACCAGCCGTTCATCGACATGGACATGGACGACTTCGAGTATGTCGTGCGTGTCCATCTGCTTGGCACGACTTACGTGACCAAGGCCGCTTGGGGCCACTTGATGGGGCAGAATTACGGTCGTGTCGTGGTGACCAGTTCGGCATCGGGCCTTGGATCAGCCTTTGGGCAGGCAAATTACGGAGCGGCCAAGGCGGGCATCGTTGGGCTCATGGTGTCTCTTAAGAACGAGGGCCTCAGGTCGAACGTGCTTGTGAATGCTATCACACCATTCGCTGGCACCCAGATGACCGATGGCCTGATCCCGACACAGGTGATGCGCCTGGCCGACCCTGACCACGTAGCACCGGCGGTCGCCTGGCTGTGCAGCGAAGATTGTGATGTGCACGGTGAGATCCTGTCTGCGGGTGCCGGATATTACGGCATCGTCAAGATCATGAAGTCACAGGGTGTCGTACTCGACCCAAACCAGCCGGCAACTGTCGAAGATTTCCTCACGAGAAAGGCCGAGATCTTCGACTTGCGTGACGCGCAGCCTTACGCTGGCACAATCGACGCTCGGACAAAAGAAAAGCTCGGCTTGTGGTGGAACGGCGCCCATCCGCTCGCAAGCATTGGGCAGTAG